One genomic region from Halococcus qingdaonensis encodes:
- a CDS encoding TIGR00341 family protein has product MRLVQVTIPAGKRETVLSELDDEGIDYVLTEETSGREFTGVVSFPLPTSAVEPVLDRLRETGIDEDAYTIVVDAETVVSRRFEQLEERYDEDEETDKRIAREEIHSRAQELAPDFWPYLVMTVVSAVVATAGLLLDDAAVVVGSMVIAPLIGPAMATSVGTVVDDQGMFRRGVKLQALGLAVAVVAATLFAALMRVTNTVPPGTDVFMIGQINIRLAPDFLALVVALGAGVAGGVSLATGVSATLVGVMIAAALVPPLGVIGIAIAWGRPAPVFSASVLVLVNTLSINLTALIVLWYMGYRPDHWFREDDARLATRQRVVALAAAILVLSAFLGVVTYDSYRTASFEQEVRGDVDALLDQPEYDRLTLLDVRFRYDDPVPPRQPTRVTVVVGRPGGGNDPNIARPLERRIDEALGDLALPEPLGSPNDVEVRVRYVEMETA; this is encoded by the coding sequence GTGCGACTCGTTCAGGTGACGATCCCGGCGGGCAAGCGCGAGACGGTGCTCTCGGAGCTCGATGACGAGGGGATCGACTACGTGCTGACCGAGGAGACGAGCGGCCGGGAGTTCACGGGCGTCGTCTCGTTCCCGCTGCCGACGAGCGCCGTCGAGCCGGTGCTCGATCGCCTGCGCGAGACCGGCATCGACGAGGACGCCTACACGATCGTCGTCGATGCCGAGACCGTCGTTTCGCGTCGCTTCGAACAGTTGGAAGAACGGTACGACGAAGACGAGGAGACCGACAAACGCATCGCTCGCGAGGAGATCCACAGCCGTGCCCAGGAGCTCGCGCCGGATTTCTGGCCGTATCTCGTCATGACGGTCGTGAGCGCGGTCGTCGCCACCGCCGGGCTCCTCCTTGACGACGCGGCGGTCGTCGTCGGCTCGATGGTCATCGCTCCGTTGATCGGGCCAGCGATGGCGACCTCCGTGGGAACGGTCGTCGACGATCAGGGGATGTTCCGTCGTGGGGTGAAGCTCCAGGCGCTCGGTCTCGCCGTCGCGGTCGTCGCCGCGACGCTGTTCGCTGCCCTCATGCGCGTGACGAACACGGTGCCACCGGGCACCGACGTATTCATGATCGGACAGATCAACATCCGACTCGCGCCCGACTTTCTGGCCTTGGTGGTGGCGCTCGGAGCCGGCGTCGCCGGCGGGGTGAGCCTCGCGACCGGCGTCTCGGCGACGCTGGTCGGCGTGATGATCGCCGCCGCGCTCGTTCCACCCCTCGGAGTCATCGGTATCGCGATCGCGTGGGGCCGGCCGGCACCGGTGTTCAGTGCGTCGGTGCTCGTGCTCGTAAACACGCTCTCGATCAACCTCACGGCGCTCATTGTTCTGTGGTATATGGGCTATCGGCCCGATCACTGGTTTCGCGAGGACGACGCTCGGTTGGCGACGCGACAGCGCGTCGTCGCGCTCGCCGCCGCCATCCTCGTGCTGTCGGCGTTTCTCGGCGTCGTCACTTACGACTCCTACCGGACGGCGTCGTTCGAGCAGGAGGTTCGTGGCGACGTCGACGCGCTGCTCGATCAGCCCGAGTACGATCGGCTCACGCTGCTCGACGTGCGCTTTCGGTACGACGACCCCGTCCCGCCGCGCCAGCCGACACGCGTCACCGTCGTTGTCGGCCGACCAGGGGGCGGTAACGATCCGAACATCGCCCGGCCGCTCGAACGCCGCATCGACGAGGCGCTCGGCGATCTCGCGCTGCCCGAACCGCTCGGTTCGCCGAACGATGTCGAAGTACGCGTTCGCTACGTCGAGATGGAGACCGCGTAA
- a CDS encoding DUF3194 domain-containing protein, whose product MPTDEEVVETASEAAEGLVFSRYKSSEIEDLDVTVRFEDGVLDLDVYLNAPADPDPEIVADEAVLAAESAVDDLFADE is encoded by the coding sequence ATGCCGACCGACGAGGAAGTCGTCGAAACGGCGAGCGAGGCGGCCGAAGGCCTCGTTTTCTCGCGCTACAAGAGTTCCGAGATCGAGGATCTCGACGTCACCGTGCGCTTCGAGGACGGCGTGCTCGATCTCGACGTTTATCTGAACGCGCCGGCAGACCCCGATCCGGAGATCGTCGCCGACGAGGCCGTGCTGGCGGCCGAATCGGCCGTCGATGATCTGTTTGCCGACGAATAG
- a CDS encoding KEOPS complex subunit Pcc1, whose translation MRHESSFALEYETESAAAAVERSLRPEIGDIEGDRTTATLSRDGATVGIDIAAADLVALRAGQNTWLSLAGVAERVLTAGADSIDEEDAANEPDTPDSPDTADG comes from the coding sequence GTGCGCCACGAGAGTTCCTTCGCGCTCGAATACGAGACCGAAAGCGCCGCGGCCGCCGTCGAGCGCAGCCTCCGACCCGAGATCGGCGATATCGAAGGCGATCGCACGACGGCGACGCTATCGCGCGACGGAGCCACAGTCGGGATCGATATCGCGGCGGCCGATCTCGTCGCGCTGCGGGCGGGCCAGAACACCTGGCTCTCGCTGGCCGGCGTGGCCGAGCGGGTGCTGACTGCCGGAGCGGACTCGATCGACGAGGAAGATGCGGCCAACGAGCCGGATACGCCCGATAGCCCGGATACTGCCGACGGGTAG
- a CDS encoding TIGR00341 family protein produces the protein MRFVKLSVPAAKHQAILGILDDEGIDYAITDAGGERYAAVASFPLAQDDVEGLLDRLRDQGLSENAWTVVLDAQTVVSDRFDAEEDADEDGSERRGRIARDELQAAAADLAPDRSERWSYVAMTVVSAAVAVVGLLQNSAAVVVGSMVIAPLIGPAMAAATGTVVDDRELTTRGVALQVLGLALAVASAAVFAAAMRFVGLVPPGTDIATIPEVQSRLTPDFLSLMVALGAGIAGAISLATGAGAALVGVMIAVALIPPAATVGLGIAWGQPFLSLGAGVLVLVNVLSINLAALIVLWVVGYRPQDALELDLVRERIRKRIGVLVLALVVLSVFLGGVTYLTYQSAQFDQQVETEIEGMVDEQPYANLELLDTSAGPSETAIAFDEAGLAAGGPINVSVTLDRPAGTTQPRFATALDRRLSRTTGRNVTVEARFVDAARTDAIRSPANAMGRTPLASV, from the coding sequence ATGCGATTCGTCAAGTTGTCCGTCCCCGCGGCGAAGCACCAGGCGATCCTCGGGATCCTCGACGACGAGGGGATCGACTACGCGATCACCGACGCCGGCGGCGAGCGCTACGCGGCGGTGGCGTCGTTCCCGCTCGCCCAGGACGACGTCGAGGGACTACTCGATCGCCTCCGCGATCAGGGTCTCAGCGAGAACGCCTGGACGGTCGTGCTCGACGCACAGACAGTCGTCTCGGACCGGTTCGACGCTGAGGAGGACGCTGACGAGGACGGATCCGAGCGGCGCGGGCGGATCGCGCGTGACGAACTGCAGGCGGCGGCCGCCGATCTCGCGCCCGATCGCAGCGAGCGCTGGTCGTACGTGGCGATGACGGTCGTCAGCGCCGCCGTCGCCGTCGTCGGACTGCTCCAGAATTCGGCGGCCGTCGTCGTCGGCTCGATGGTCATCGCGCCGCTGATCGGGCCGGCGATGGCCGCCGCTACGGGGACGGTCGTCGACGACCGCGAGCTGACGACCCGTGGCGTCGCGCTGCAGGTGCTCGGACTCGCGCTCGCGGTGGCGAGCGCGGCGGTCTTCGCCGCGGCCATGCGGTTCGTCGGACTGGTGCCGCCGGGGACCGACATCGCCACGATTCCGGAGGTCCAGAGCCGTCTCACACCGGATTTCCTCTCGCTGATGGTGGCGCTCGGGGCGGGCATTGCCGGGGCAATCAGCCTCGCGACGGGGGCCGGCGCGGCGCTGGTCGGCGTGATGATCGCGGTCGCGCTCATCCCGCCGGCTGCGACGGTCGGGCTCGGCATCGCGTGGGGGCAGCCGTTCTTGAGCCTCGGTGCCGGGGTGTTGGTGCTCGTGAACGTGCTCTCGATCAATCTCGCCGCGCTGATCGTCCTCTGGGTCGTCGGCTACCGTCCGCAGGACGCGCTCGAACTCGATCTGGTGCGCGAACGGATCCGCAAACGTATCGGCGTGCTCGTGCTTGCACTCGTCGTGCTCTCGGTCTTTCTCGGTGGCGTCACCTATCTCACCTATCAGTCGGCGCAGTTCGACCAGCAGGTCGAGACCGAGATTGAGGGCATGGTCGACGAACAGCCCTACGCGAATCTCGAACTGCTCGACACGTCGGCCGGACCGAGCGAGACGGCGATCGCTTTCGACGAGGCCGGGCTCGCCGCCGGCGGGCCGATCAACGTCTCGGTGACGCTCGATCGACCGGCGGGCACCACCCAGCCCCGGTTCGCCACAGCGCTCGATCGTCGTCTCAGCCGGACCACCGGGCGTAACGTGACTGTCGAGGCGCGCTTTGTCGATGCTGCCCGGACCGATGCGATCCGATCGCCGGCGAACGCGATGGGACGAACCCCGCTCGCGTCGGTCTGA
- a CDS encoding PrsW family intramembrane metalloprotease, translating into MARSQDPIQSRDDGSRDRYDVTTWEVRTPLDRVASWLYWVLDVVARWVLVLLAFGILVAIVVTSDLPRILDPVVSAFTVLSLVPALALVAYVWWTDSTTAEPLSLLAVTFALGVLFASFAAIINGFGSVLQLVPIVGPVWFFYLVVGPIEETMKWLAVRIYAYRSPRFDAVIDGAVYGAVAGLGFATIENAIYITDAVANPVIGNVLGAGGGVTPARAIAGPGHVIYSAFSGYYLGLAKFNRDRAGPIIVKGLLIAALIHASYNTLTFIPAAAAFVLGIPNFVTLLAFVVVYDSFFGYFLYRKLARYRRQYRATRQDGALVPVERTEFEE; encoded by the coding sequence ATGGCGCGCAGTCAGGACCCGATCCAGTCCCGCGACGACGGGTCCCGCGACCGCTACGACGTCACGACGTGGGAGGTGCGGACGCCGCTCGACAGGGTGGCGAGCTGGCTCTACTGGGTGCTGGACGTGGTCGCGCGCTGGGTGCTGGTGCTGCTCGCGTTTGGGATCCTCGTGGCGATCGTCGTGACCAGCGACCTGCCACGCATCCTCGATCCCGTCGTGAGCGCGTTCACGGTGCTGTCGCTCGTGCCGGCGCTCGCGCTCGTCGCCTACGTCTGGTGGACCGACAGCACGACCGCCGAACCGCTCTCCTTGCTCGCGGTGACGTTCGCCCTCGGCGTGCTCTTCGCGAGCTTCGCCGCGATCATCAACGGGTTCGGCAGCGTTCTCCAACTCGTCCCGATCGTCGGTCCGGTCTGGTTTTTCTACCTCGTCGTCGGTCCGATCGAGGAGACGATGAAGTGGCTCGCCGTCCGGATCTACGCCTACCGCAGCCCGCGATTCGACGCGGTCATCGACGGGGCCGTCTACGGCGCGGTCGCAGGACTTGGCTTCGCCACCATCGAGAACGCGATCTACATCACCGACGCGGTGGCCAACCCCGTCATCGGCAACGTTTTGGGCGCTGGTGGCGGCGTCACGCCCGCACGGGCGATCGCCGGCCCCGGCCACGTCATCTACTCCGCCTTCTCGGGCTACTATCTCGGCCTGGCGAAGTTCAACCGCGATCGTGCCGGCCCGATCATCGTCAAGGGGCTCCTGATCGCGGCGCTCATCCACGCGTCCTACAACACGCTCACGTTCATCCCTGCCGCCGCGGCCTTCGTGCTCGGTATCCCGAACTTCGTCACCCTCCTGGCGTTTGTTGTCGTCTACGACAGCTTCTTCGGCTACTTCCTCTATCGAAAGCTCGCACGCTACCGGCGGCAGTACCGCGCCACCCGTCAGGACGGGGCGCTCGTCCCCGTCGAACGCACCGAGTTCGAGGAGTGA
- a CDS encoding DUF2103 domain-containing protein yields the protein MECRRCGSRLDRAGDFCLVCRHPNVDTVVCELGRERASVTGLFEGERVGTWTVTTVQEEGEDEKRERRNFAGRVADEIHRKRPEEVYATGERDVLGTLRGQLHYDLRRVADPGEDAVETVLARSEESPLAVVETPPREKLGGSHSTLVGGRAGREIVAIATDHPHVKKVIPGPIESGGRGSRTGVRAKATRADGRGNVRLLVRDGSSVQEVRVVTTAADRGQGERVREDLNRALDEEGFRE from the coding sequence ATGGAGTGTCGGCGGTGTGGATCGCGCCTCGATCGGGCCGGCGATTTCTGTCTCGTCTGTCGCCATCCGAACGTCGACACCGTTGTCTGCGAACTGGGTCGCGAGCGCGCGAGCGTCACAGGATTGTTCGAGGGCGAGCGCGTCGGAACGTGGACGGTGACGACGGTTCAGGAGGAAGGAGAAGACGAGAAGCGTGAGCGCCGGAACTTCGCGGGGAGGGTCGCCGACGAGATCCATCGCAAACGACCCGAAGAAGTGTACGCGACCGGCGAGCGCGACGTACTCGGGACGCTTCGCGGGCAGCTCCACTACGATCTCCGTCGGGTCGCGGATCCAGGCGAGGACGCCGTCGAGACGGTGCTCGCCAGAAGCGAGGAGTCGCCGCTCGCGGTCGTCGAGACGCCGCCGCGGGAGAAACTCGGCGGCAGTCACTCGACGCTCGTCGGTGGGCGCGCAGGCCGCGAGATCGTGGCGATCGCGACCGATCACCCGCACGTGAAGAAGGTGATCCCGGGGCCGATCGAGTCCGGTGGGCGGGGCTCCCGGACGGGTGTGCGGGCGAAGGCGACCCGCGCGGACGGACGAGGCAACGTCAGATTGCTGGTGCGCGACGGATCGAGCGTTCAGGAGGTGCGGGTCGTGACGACCGCTGCCGATCGCGGGCAGGGCGAGCGCGTCCGCGAGGACCTCAATCGTGCGCTCGACGAGGAGGGGTTTCGGGAGTAA
- the uvrA gene encoding excinuclease ABC subunit UvrA translates to MSKDEIEVRGAEEHNLKDLDVTVPREAFTVVTGLSGSGKSSLAFETIYAEGQRRYIESLSAYARNFLGQMDKPQVETVEGLSPAISIDQKNAANNPRSTVGTVTELHDYLRLLYARVGTPHCPECGREVGEQSAQQMVRRILELPEGTRAKIAAPVVRDQKGAFEELFDDLVSEGYSRVEVDGEEFDLATDRPELDENYDHTVDVVVDRVKIADDARSRITDSVETALEEADGVLKLILPDPPADADLGGATARATGDLAGEESDRAVVEFSEALACTHCGIDISEIETRSFSFNSPHGACPECEGIGETKEVDEELVVQDTGKPLLEVFEPWSYSRSYYQTRLDAVAAHFDVSLDTPFEELDDGVQEAFLYGTSEQVVFERRTKNGTRRKEKRFEGVIPNLERRHVETESQSTRDHIEKFMAVTTCPACDGTRLKPESRAVLVDDTSITAVNRMSIGDALAHFEGMEAEMSERDLTIAEEILKEIRARLGFMCEVGLEYLTLDRQAATLSGGESQRIRLATQIGSGLVGVLYVLDEPSIGLHQRDNDRLLNTLEELRDLGNTLLVVEHDEATMRRADEVIDMGPGPGKRGGEVVAQGTVDEIERSEGSITGAYLSGRKRIPVPETRREPDGELTIQGARQHNLKDLDVSIPLGCFTAITGVSGSGKSTLMHDVLYKGLVREMNDNRTVDPGEHDVIEHEGIETVRLIDQSPIGRTPRSNPATYTGVFDHVRELFAETKLAKQRGYEKGRFSFNVKGGRCEACGGQGTVKIEMNFLSDVHVPCEECGGARYNDETLDVTYKGETIADVLDMSIEEAYEFFEADTRLKRRLQLLRDVGLDYMRLGQPSTTLSGGEAQRVKLAEELGKKQTGETLYLLDEPTTGLHSADERKLISVLQRLVDDGNTVVVVEHELDLVKNADHVVDLGPEGGENGGEIVAADTPEAVAGIEESHTGRYLRDLLPKIELEGPRTDRRVAADDD, encoded by the coding sequence ATGAGTAAGGACGAGATCGAGGTCCGTGGAGCCGAAGAACACAATTTGAAGGACCTCGACGTCACCGTTCCGCGCGAGGCGTTCACCGTCGTCACAGGGTTGTCGGGATCGGGGAAATCCTCGCTGGCCTTCGAGACGATCTACGCCGAGGGCCAGCGCCGCTACATCGAGAGCCTGTCCGCCTACGCCAGGAACTTCCTCGGCCAGATGGACAAGCCACAGGTCGAGACCGTCGAGGGACTCTCGCCGGCGATCTCGATCGATCAGAAAAATGCTGCCAACAACCCTCGTTCCACTGTGGGAACGGTCACGGAGCTCCACGACTACCTCAGACTGCTCTACGCGCGCGTCGGCACGCCCCACTGTCCCGAGTGCGGGCGCGAGGTGGGCGAGCAGTCCGCCCAGCAGATGGTGCGCCGGATCCTGGAACTCCCCGAAGGAACGAGAGCGAAGATCGCCGCACCCGTGGTGCGCGACCAGAAGGGGGCCTTCGAGGAGCTGTTCGACGATCTCGTGAGCGAGGGCTACTCGCGCGTCGAGGTCGACGGCGAGGAGTTCGATCTCGCGACCGATCGCCCCGAGCTCGACGAGAACTACGACCACACCGTCGACGTGGTGGTCGATCGCGTGAAGATCGCCGACGACGCCCGCTCGCGTATCACCGACAGCGTCGAGACGGCATTGGAGGAGGCCGACGGCGTGCTCAAACTGATCCTTCCCGATCCGCCCGCCGATGCCGATCTCGGCGGCGCGACTGCGCGCGCGACGGGCGATTTGGCTGGCGAGGAGAGCGACCGGGCGGTCGTCGAATTCTCCGAGGCGCTCGCGTGCACCCACTGCGGCATCGACATCTCCGAGATCGAGACCCGCTCGTTCTCGTTCAACAGCCCGCACGGAGCCTGCCCGGAGTGTGAGGGGATCGGCGAGACGAAGGAAGTCGACGAGGAGCTCGTCGTCCAGGACACCGGAAAACCGCTCCTCGAGGTGTTCGAGCCGTGGAGCTACTCGCGATCGTACTACCAGACCCGACTCGATGCCGTGGCGGCCCACTTCGACGTCTCGCTCGATACGCCGTTCGAGGAACTCGACGACGGTGTCCAGGAGGCGTTTCTCTACGGAACGAGCGAGCAGGTCGTCTTCGAGCGCCGGACGAAAAACGGGACGCGACGCAAGGAGAAGCGCTTCGAGGGCGTCATCCCGAACCTCGAACGTCGCCACGTCGAGACCGAGAGTCAGAGCACGCGTGATCACATCGAGAAGTTCATGGCCGTCACCACCTGTCCGGCCTGTGATGGGACGCGCCTGAAGCCCGAGAGCCGCGCAGTGCTCGTCGACGACACGTCCATCACCGCCGTCAACCGGATGTCGATCGGTGATGCGCTCGCGCATTTCGAGGGGATGGAGGCGGAGATGAGCGAACGCGATCTGACGATCGCCGAGGAGATCCTGAAGGAGATCCGCGCCCGGCTCGGCTTCATGTGCGAAGTCGGTCTCGAATATCTGACGCTCGACCGACAAGCCGCGACGCTTTCGGGTGGCGAGAGCCAGCGCATCCGGCTCGCCACGCAGATCGGCTCCGGTCTCGTCGGCGTGCTCTACGTGCTCGACGAGCCCTCGATCGGGCTCCACCAGCGCGACAACGACCGACTGCTGAACACGCTCGAAGAGCTGCGCGATCTCGGCAACACCCTCCTCGTCGTCGAACACGACGAGGCGACGATGCGTCGCGCCGACGAGGTCATCGACATGGGGCCCGGCCCCGGCAAGCGCGGCGGCGAAGTCGTCGCGCAGGGCACGGTTGACGAGATCGAACGTAGCGAGGGGTCGATCACCGGCGCGTATCTCAGCGGCCGGAAACGGATCCCGGTTCCCGAGACGCGACGCGAACCGGACGGCGAACTCACGATCCAGGGCGCGCGCCAGCACAACCTCAAGGACCTCGACGTGTCGATCCCGCTGGGCTGTTTCACCGCCATAACAGGTGTGTCGGGCTCGGGCAAATCCACCCTGATGCACGACGTACTCTACAAGGGACTGGTCCGCGAGATGAACGACAATAGAACTGTCGACCCCGGCGAGCACGACGTCATCGAGCACGAGGGAATCGAGACCGTGCGGCTGATCGATCAGTCGCCGATCGGTCGCACACCGCGATCGAATCCCGCGACCTACACGGGTGTCTTCGATCACGTTCGGGAGCTCTTTGCCGAAACGAAGCTCGCCAAACAGCGTGGCTACGAGAAGGGGCGCTTCTCGTTCAACGTGAAGGGCGGGCGCTGTGAGGCCTGTGGCGGGCAGGGAACGGTGAAGATCGAGATGAACTTCCTCTCGGACGTCCACGTCCCCTGTGAGGAATGTGGCGGAGCGCGCTACAACGACGAAACCCTCGACGTCACCTACAAGGGCGAGACGATCGCCGACGTGCTCGACATGAGCATCGAGGAGGCCTACGAGTTCTTCGAGGCGGACACCCGACTGAAGCGCCGTCTCCAACTCCTCCGCGATGTCGGACTCGATTACATGCGACTCGGCCAGCCATCGACCACCCTCTCGGGCGGGGAGGCCCAGCGCGTCAAACTCGCCGAGGAACTGGGCAAGAAACAGACCGGTGAGACACTCTACCTGCTCGACGAGCCCACCACCGGGCTCCACTCGGCCGACGAACGCAAACTCATCTCGGTGCTCCAGCGCCTCGTCGACGACGGCAACACCGTCGTGGTCGTCGAACACGAACTCGATCTCGTGAAGAACGCCGACCACGTCGTCGACCTCGGTCCCGAGGGCGGCGAGAACGGCGGCGAGATCGTCGCGGCCGACACGCCCGAAGCGGTTGCCGGCATCGAGGAGTCGCACACGGGGCGCTATCTCCGAGATCTCCTCCCGAAGATCGAACTGGAGGGACCCCGGACCGACCGGCGCGTCGCCGCCGACGACGACTGA
- a CDS encoding 50S ribosomal protein L37ae: MGNQEVGSAGRFGARYGRVARRRVAEIEADMQDDHTCPECDEPDVDRTDTGIWECGNCGHTFAGGAYQPETPGGRTVERSIRAALAEDGDEQ, encoded by the coding sequence ATGGGTAATCAAGAGGTCGGTAGCGCCGGACGGTTCGGTGCACGCTACGGCCGTGTCGCCCGCCGACGCGTCGCCGAGATCGAGGCCGACATGCAGGACGACCACACCTGCCCCGAATGCGACGAGCCGGACGTCGACCGGACGGACACGGGCATCTGGGAATGTGGCAACTGCGGGCACACCTTCGCTGGCGGTGCGTACCAGCCTGAGACGCCCGGCGGGCGCACCGTCGAGCGCTCGATCCGGGCGGCGCTCGCCGAGGACGGCGACGAACAGTGA
- a CDS encoding DNA-directed RNA polymerase subunit P: protein MSYKCSRCKRDVELDEYGGVRCPYCGHRVLLKERSRDVKEIDVE from the coding sequence GTGAGTTACAAGTGCTCGCGGTGTAAGCGCGACGTCGAACTCGACGAGTACGGCGGCGTGCGCTGTCCGTACTGTGGCCACCGCGTGCTGCTCAAGGAGCGCAGCCGCGACGTCAAAGAGATCGACGTCGAGTAG
- a CDS encoding prefoldin subunit beta: protein MQGNLPPEAQEKIEELQDLQDSAQQVAAQKQQAESQLTDSQTALDELDEIDTETTMYREVGELLIETEYDEAKDDLEDKVSSLEVRVETLEKQESRVQEQFEELQSELQEMLSGGGGPGGAGGPGGMGPGGPSAGG from the coding sequence ATGCAGGGAAATCTTCCGCCGGAAGCCCAAGAGAAAATCGAGGAGCTTCAGGACCTCCAGGACAGCGCCCAGCAGGTCGCTGCCCAGAAGCAGCAGGCCGAGAGTCAGCTCACCGACTCGCAGACCGCGCTCGACGAGCTCGACGAGATCGACACGGAGACGACGATGTACCGTGAGGTCGGCGAGCTCCTGATCGAGACCGAGTACGACGAGGCCAAAGACGACCTCGAGGACAAGGTGTCGAGCCTCGAAGTGCGTGTCGAGACGCTCGAAAAACAGGAGAGCCGCGTCCAGGAGCAGTTCGAGGAACTCCAGAGCGAGCTGCAGGAGATGCTGAGCGGCGGTGGCGGTCCCGGCGGTGCCGGCGGCCCGGGCGGTATGGGACCGGGCGGCCCGAGTGCCGGCGGGTAG
- the engB gene encoding GTP-binding protein EngB has protein sequence MFDGRPDRDAEVVFCGRSNVGKSTILRELTGHDFETGKKPGVTRSPGHYDWVAEDFVLTDLPGFGFMSGVEEERREAIKTDIVRYLETNSEKILVGVLVIDANSAVDIIDRHTDRDEIPHDVELFGFLADIDIPTVVAVNKMDKVDDRDERLDALCDRLGLPSPWQQWQDTVAPISAKRGSIGPLTDAVRTHLHEQNRDDLFKFF, from the coding sequence ATGTTCGATGGACGTCCCGACCGGGACGCGGAAGTCGTCTTCTGTGGTCGCTCGAACGTAGGGAAATCGACCATCCTCCGGGAGCTCACCGGCCACGATTTCGAGACCGGCAAGAAACCGGGCGTGACCCGCTCTCCGGGCCACTACGACTGGGTGGCCGAGGACTTCGTTCTCACCGACCTGCCGGGATTCGGCTTCATGTCCGGCGTCGAGGAGGAGCGCCGCGAGGCGATCAAAACCGACATCGTCCGCTATCTCGAAACGAACAGCGAGAAGATCCTCGTCGGCGTTCTCGTCATCGACGCCAACAGCGCCGTCGACATCATCGACCGCCACACCGACCGCGACGAAATCCCTCACGACGTCGAACTGTTCGGCTTCCTCGCCGACATCGACATCCCCACCGTGGTCGCGGTCAACAAGATGGACAAGGTCGACGACCGCGACGAGCGCCTCGACGCACTCTGCGACCGCCTCGGTCTCCCCTCACCGTGGCAGCAGTGGCAGGACACCGTCGCCCCCATCAGTGCCAAACGTGGCTCGATCGGCCCGCTGACCGACGCCGTTCGCACCCACCTCCACGAGCAAAACCGCGACGACCTGTTCAAATTCTTCTGA